From Oryza sativa Japonica Group chromosome 4, ASM3414082v1, one genomic window encodes:
- the LOC4336967 gene encoding coatomer subunit epsilon-1, translated as MASPDLLFNLRNLFYLGAYQAAINNSDVPGLDADAAAERDAIVFRSYVALGSYQLVISEIDSSAATSLQAVKLLALYLSGDKESAIVSLKEWLSDSAVGSNPVLRLIAGIIFMHEQDYTEALKHTHSGGTLDLHALNVQIFIKMHRSDYAEKQLKIMQQIDEDHTLTQLANAWLDIAVGGSKIREAYLIFQDFAEKYPMTGMVLNGKAVCCMHMGSFDEAETLLLEALNKDAKDPETLANLIVCNLHLGKPSSRYLSQLKLSHPDHVLVKRAVSAEDNFERALQAVA; from the exons ATGGCGTCCCCGGACCTCCTCTTCAACCTGCGCAACCTCTTCTACCTCGGCGCCTACCAGGCCGCCATCAACAACAGCGACGTCCCGGgcctcgacgccgacgccgccgccgagcgcgaCGCCATCGTCTTCCGCTCCTACGTCGCGCTCGGCTCCTACCAG TTGGTGATCAGCGAGATCGACTCGTCCGCGGCGACGTCGCTGCAGGCCGTGAAGCTGCTCGCGCTGTACCTCTCCGGAGACAAG GAAAGTGCGATTGTCAGTCTGAAGGAATGGTTGAGTGATTCGGCGGTTGGAAGCAATCCTGTTCTACGATTGATTGCTGGAATTATATTTATGCATGAGCAAGACTACACTGAAGCTCTCAAGCACACACACTCTGGTGGAACTCTGGACCT GCATGCATTGAATGTCCAGATCTTCATTAAGATGCACCGTTCAGACTATGCCGAGAAGCAATTAAAGATCATGCAACAGATTGATGAGGACCATACACTGACACAACTTGCAAACGCATGGCTGGACATTGCTGTT GGTGGCTCTAAGATCCGTGAAGCTTACCTCATATTCCAAGACTTTGCTGAAAAATACCCGATGACAGGAATGGTTCTAAATGGCAAGGCAGTTTGCTGTATGCACATGGGGAGCTTTGATGAGGCTGAGACTCTTTTACTCGAAGCATTGAACAAG GATGCAAAAGATCCTGAAACTCTTGCTAATCTTATTGTGTGTAATCTCCACCTTGGCAAACCGTCATCAAGATACCTCAG CCAGCTGAAACTATCACACCCCGATCATGTGCTAGTAAAGCGTGCCGTATCAGCAGAAGATAACTTCGAGAGAGCTCTCCAAGCCGTCGCTTGA